A section of the Methanocaldococcus sp. FS406-22 genome encodes:
- a CDS encoding winged helix-turn-helix transcriptional regulator, with protein sequence MSLAYSIEKMYIECIVNPDDTINETITMVIYNNDNKNLSSITYTIPQNVENFTINSSVDIKGYSALYNDGITEIAVEFGKPIPPTEYVNITFKCLVTDAIWTKNDVKQLIMNFPISAKNATIKVVLPPGAVISSPQGNLLVTPPGYKITTDGKHQIIIWDLSLNKEITFTITVKYTFVTYPSQNIIEQPNISNSNNLKYYLIVAIFGVVLFGGLFVREKITKKKLITGIDNIKDELNNLKIKLKEREEEIEKLTTKIKDLEEELNKANKNLLNKDEIIGVLNERVSEYESKILKLLDENSTYKEKIESLNKYIEKLKKENDELKDKVRELDEIAKRYMEEKRGVLWSFLTEDEKLIIDLIKKHGHITQKEIVEITGMSKPKVSRIISELEDRKIIMKEKIGRINKLTLTEESKKLL encoded by the coding sequence GTGTCTTTGGCATATTCCATCGAAAAAATGTATATTGAGTGTATAGTTAATCCCGACGATACTATAAACGAAACAATAACCATGGTAATCTACAATAACGACAATAAAAATTTGAGTAGTATAACCTATACCATTCCTCAGAATGTCGAAAATTTCACAATAAACTCATCTGTAGATATTAAGGGATATAGTGCCTTATATAACGATGGTATTACTGAAATTGCCGTAGAATTTGGAAAACCAATTCCTCCAACTGAGTATGTAAATATAACATTCAAATGTTTAGTTACTGATGCAATTTGGACAAAAAACGATGTTAAGCAACTCATTATGAACTTTCCAATCTCAGCAAAAAACGCAACTATAAAGGTAGTTCTCCCTCCGGGGGCTGTTATATCTTCCCCCCAAGGAAATTTACTTGTAACTCCTCCAGGATATAAAATAACCACTGATGGGAAGCATCAAATCATAATTTGGGATTTATCATTAAATAAAGAAATAACTTTCACAATCACAGTCAAATATACTTTCGTAACCTATCCTTCACAAAATATAATTGAACAACCAAATATTAGCAATAGCAACAATTTAAAATACTATCTAATAGTTGCAATATTTGGAGTTGTATTATTTGGAGGGTTGTTTGTTAGAGAAAAAATTACTAAAAAGAAGCTTATAACTGGAATTGATAATATAAAAGATGAGTTAAATAATCTAAAAATTAAATTAAAAGAAAGAGAAGAAGAAATAGAAAAATTAACTACGAAGATAAAAGATTTAGAAGAGGAATTAAATAAAGCTAATAAAAACCTATTAAATAAAGATGAGATTATTGGAGTGTTAAATGAAAGAGTTTCAGAATATGAAAGCAAAATATTAAAACTTTTAGATGAGAATAGCACGTATAAAGAAAAGATAGAATCACTAAATAAATATATCGAAAAATTAAAGAAAGAAAATGATGAACTAAAAGATAAGGTTAGGGAATTAGATGAGATTGCAAAAAGATATATGGAAGAAAAAAGAGGAGTATTGTGGAGCTTCTTAACTGAAGATGAAAAACTTATAATTGATTTAATAAAAAAACATGGTCATATTACTCAAAAAGAAATCGTCGAAATTACTGGAATGAGTAAGCCAAAGGTTTCAAGGATTATTTCTGAATTGGAGGATAGAAAAATAATAATGAAAGAAAAAATAGGAAGAATCAACAAACTAACACTTACAGAAGAAAGTAAGAAGTTGCTGTAA